The proteins below are encoded in one region of Oncorhynchus kisutch isolate 150728-3 linkage group LG14, Okis_V2, whole genome shotgun sequence:
- the LOC109903466 gene encoding serine/threonine-protein phosphatase 1 regulatory subunit 10 isoform X2, translating into MAVGPVDPREVLKGVENLLGKDGELRSLEGVPKVFSLMKGSHKMVSRCMYLNILLQTKSHDILNRFIRVGGYKLLNAWLTYSKSSNNTPLLQLILLTLQKLPLTVDHLKQNNTAKLVKQLSKTGETEELRKLSAGLVDGWMATIRSQSVSATSPADKKRKKEEGKVPVREVKAADGGKAAEEERKREKPKAHAPSHAKIRSIGLEMDAPSPVPVKKPPVPLQLGDKYNIKPSQVLKRPSFGPLDPPPVEKKYKPLNTTPNHTKEIKVKIIPAQRKTSTEIALEGTGFLDALNSAPVSLIKIKKKKGREGRDPKAVSPTSNKPCPFEGKPHYPSPQGGTKPSSPETQVASTTPPHEVPVDLEQPGTPVPADDPEAMDTGSEKPSALAEPRGEEEGQLTKKGKKKKSVRWAEEEQLTQYFYFDLDETERVNVNKVKDFGEAAKREMMMDRHTFEMARRLSHDSMEERVPWSPPRPLALTGPLVNAGANSTERLTQRDRETGILQEIFLTKESVPDSPHEPEPEAYEPMPPRLIPLDEDSTMVDDGYMEPMDTSSQPGSGVGPGGVEGSKLPPVLANLMGNLGANNLLSNLGNIAQGTPGAPANPSVNVQELLTSIMGASGGQSTEDLIKQPDFSEKIKQLLGSLQQTQNQGPPTGPPPGVSQGLLGHGPGMNNMPNMGMPMNGVGYPPAGKPLGPGGPHYNHPPPPHNHGPPGFNANPRMMGPPPPQGHGGDNSNYWGDDSMRGGPHRGGGGHFHRGGRGRGGEQVGFRGRGRGGPRGGHNMGDMSKRPVCRHFMMKGNCRYESNCAFYHPGVNGPPLPPNHPAHNQYNDHGPQHGH; encoded by the exons ATGGCGGTGGGCCCGGTGGACCCCAGGGAGGTCCTGAAGGGAGTAGAGAACCTgctggggaaagatggagagctCCGCAGCCTGGAGGGTGTCCCCAAAGTTTTCAG TCTCATGAAGGGCTCTCACAAGATGGTGAGCAGGTGTATGTACCTGAATATCCTACTGCAGACCAAGTCCCATGACATTCTCAACCG GTTTATCCGAGTGGGAGGCTACAAGCTGCTGAACGCGTGGCTGACCTACTCCAAATCTAGCAACAACACCCCCCTGTTACAGCTCATCCTGCTAACGCTGCAGAAACTGCCCCTCACTGTAGACCACCTGAAACAGAACAACACTGCCAAGCTGGTCAAGCAGCTCAGCAAGACTGGAGAGACTGAGG agcTGAGGAAGCTGTCTGCTGGGCTGGTGGATGGCTGGATGGCTACCATCCGTTCCCAGAGTGTCTCCGCCACCTCGCCTGCAG ataAGAAAcggaagaaggaggaggggaaagtgCCAGTCCGAGAGGTGAAGGCGGCTGATGGAGGGAaggcagcagaggaggagaggaagagggagaagccCAAAGCTCACGCTCCCAGCCATGCTAAGATCCGCTCCATAG GCCTGGAGATGGATGCTCCCTCCCCTGTCCCAGTCAAGAAGCCCCCCGTGCCCCTCCAGCTGGGAGACAAGTACAACATCAAACCATCCCAAGTCCTCAAGAGACCCAG TTTTGGTCCTCTGGACCCTCCCCCTGTGGAGAAGAAGTATAAACCCCTCAACACCACTCCTAACCACACCAAGGAGATCAAGGTGAAGATCATCCCGGCACAACGTAAGACCTCAACAGAAATCG ccCTTGAGGGTACAGGCTTCCTGGATGCCCTAAACTCCGCCCCTGTTTCTCTCATCAAGATCAAGAAGAAgaaaggaagggaagggagagacccCAAAGCTGTCTCTCCCACGTCAAACAAG CCGTGTCCATTCGAGGGTAAACCTCACTATCCTTCACCTCAGGGTGGCACCAAGCCCTCGTCCCCAGAGACCCAGGTGgcctccaccacccctccccacGAGGTCCCAGTAGACCTGGAGCAACCCGGCACGCCCGTGCCCGCCGACGACCCAGAGGCCATGGACACGGGCAGCGAGAAGCCCAGCGCCCTGGCTGAACCCCGCGGCGAAGAGGAGGGTCAGCTGACCAAGAAGGGCAAGAAGAAGAAGAGCGTGCGCTGGGCCGAGGAGGAGCAGCTCACACAGTACTTCTACTTCGACCTGGACGAGACCGAGAGAG TCAACGTCAACAAGGTCAAGGACTTTGGCGAGGCGGCGAAGCGCGAGATGATGATGGACCGCCACACGTTTGAGATGGCGAGGCGCCTGTCCCATGACTCCATGGAGGAGCGCGTCCCCTGGAGCCCACCGAGGCCCCTGGCCCTCACCGGCCCCCTGGTCAACGCTGGTGCCAATAGCACAGAGAGACTCACACAGAGGGACCGCGAGACGGGCATCCTGCAGGAGATCTTCCTCACCAAGGAGAG TGTTCCTGACAGCCCCCATGAACCAGAGCCTGAGGCCTACGAACCCATGCCTCCACGCCTCATACCCCTGGACGAG gaCTCGACCATGGTGGATGACGGCTACATGGAGCCCATGGACACGTCGTCCCAGCCTGGCTCTGGCGTGGGCCCCGGGGGGGTGGAGGGCTCCAAGCTGCCCCCTGTCCTCGCCAACCTCATGGGCAACCTGGGGGCCAACAACCTTTTGAGTAACCTAGGCAACATTGCCCAGGGCACGCCTGGTGCCCCCGCTAACCCCTCCGTCAACGTACAGGAGTTACTCACCTCCATCATG GGAGCTAGTGGTGGCCAGTCTACTGAGGACCTGATCAAGCAGCCAGACTTCTCTGAGAAGATCAAACAGCTGCTGGGCTCTCTACAGCAGACCCAGAACCAGGGCCCCCCCACCGGACCCCCGCCCGGAG TGAGCCAGGGCCTGTTGGGCCACGGTCCAGGCATGAACAACATGCCCAACATGGGCATGCCTATGAACGGAGTGGGGTACCCTCCTGCAGGCAAGCCCCTGGGCCCCGGAGGCCCCCACTATAACCATCCTCCGCCCCCACACAACCATGGACCCCCTGGCTTCAACGCCAACCCCCGCATGATGGGCCCCCCGCCACCCCAGGGCCACGGAGGAGACAACAGCAACTACTGGGGGGACGACTCGATGAGGGGGGGCCCACACCGGGGCGGAGGGGGCCACTTCCACCGAGGGGgccgagggagaggaggggaacaggTGGGCTTCAGAGGGAGAGGACGAGGGGGGCCTAGAGGAGGACACAACATGGGAG acatGTCCAAGAGGCCAGTGTGTCGCCACTTCATGATGAAAGGAAACTGCCGTTACGAGAGCAACTGTGCTTTCTACCACCCTGGCGTCAACGGTCCTCCCCTGCCCCCCAACCACCCCGCCCACAACCAGTACAATGACCATGGACCCCAACACGGGCACTAG
- the LOC109903466 gene encoding serine/threonine-protein phosphatase 1 regulatory subunit 10 isoform X1, protein MAVGPVDPREVLKGVENLLGKDGELRSLEGVPKVFSLMKGSHKMVSRCMYLNILLQTKSHDILNRFIRVGGYKLLNAWLTYSKSSNNTPLLQLILLTLQKLPLTVDHLKQNNTAKLVKQLSKTGETEELRKLSAGLVDGWMATIRSQSVSATSPADKKRKKEEGKVPVREVKAADGGKAAEEERKREKPKAHAPSHAKIRSIGLEMDAPSPVPVKKPPVPLQLGDKYNIKPSQVLKRPSFGPLDPPPVEKKYKPLNTTPNHTKEIKVKIIPAQRKTSTEIALEGTGFLDALNSAPVSLIKIKKKKGREGRDPKAVSPTSNKPCPFEGKPHYPSPQGGTKPSSPETQVASTTPPHEVPVDLEQPGTPVPADDPEAMDTGSEKPSALAEPRGEEEGQLTKKGKKKKSVRWAEEEQLTQYFYFDLDETERGERTKTNVNVNKVKDFGEAAKREMMMDRHTFEMARRLSHDSMEERVPWSPPRPLALTGPLVNAGANSTERLTQRDRETGILQEIFLTKESVPDSPHEPEPEAYEPMPPRLIPLDEDSTMVDDGYMEPMDTSSQPGSGVGPGGVEGSKLPPVLANLMGNLGANNLLSNLGNIAQGTPGAPANPSVNVQELLTSIMGASGGQSTEDLIKQPDFSEKIKQLLGSLQQTQNQGPPTGPPPGVSQGLLGHGPGMNNMPNMGMPMNGVGYPPAGKPLGPGGPHYNHPPPPHNHGPPGFNANPRMMGPPPPQGHGGDNSNYWGDDSMRGGPHRGGGGHFHRGGRGRGGEQVGFRGRGRGGPRGGHNMGDMSKRPVCRHFMMKGNCRYESNCAFYHPGVNGPPLPPNHPAHNQYNDHGPQHGH, encoded by the exons ATGGCGGTGGGCCCGGTGGACCCCAGGGAGGTCCTGAAGGGAGTAGAGAACCTgctggggaaagatggagagctCCGCAGCCTGGAGGGTGTCCCCAAAGTTTTCAG TCTCATGAAGGGCTCTCACAAGATGGTGAGCAGGTGTATGTACCTGAATATCCTACTGCAGACCAAGTCCCATGACATTCTCAACCG GTTTATCCGAGTGGGAGGCTACAAGCTGCTGAACGCGTGGCTGACCTACTCCAAATCTAGCAACAACACCCCCCTGTTACAGCTCATCCTGCTAACGCTGCAGAAACTGCCCCTCACTGTAGACCACCTGAAACAGAACAACACTGCCAAGCTGGTCAAGCAGCTCAGCAAGACTGGAGAGACTGAGG agcTGAGGAAGCTGTCTGCTGGGCTGGTGGATGGCTGGATGGCTACCATCCGTTCCCAGAGTGTCTCCGCCACCTCGCCTGCAG ataAGAAAcggaagaaggaggaggggaaagtgCCAGTCCGAGAGGTGAAGGCGGCTGATGGAGGGAaggcagcagaggaggagaggaagagggagaagccCAAAGCTCACGCTCCCAGCCATGCTAAGATCCGCTCCATAG GCCTGGAGATGGATGCTCCCTCCCCTGTCCCAGTCAAGAAGCCCCCCGTGCCCCTCCAGCTGGGAGACAAGTACAACATCAAACCATCCCAAGTCCTCAAGAGACCCAG TTTTGGTCCTCTGGACCCTCCCCCTGTGGAGAAGAAGTATAAACCCCTCAACACCACTCCTAACCACACCAAGGAGATCAAGGTGAAGATCATCCCGGCACAACGTAAGACCTCAACAGAAATCG ccCTTGAGGGTACAGGCTTCCTGGATGCCCTAAACTCCGCCCCTGTTTCTCTCATCAAGATCAAGAAGAAgaaaggaagggaagggagagacccCAAAGCTGTCTCTCCCACGTCAAACAAG CCGTGTCCATTCGAGGGTAAACCTCACTATCCTTCACCTCAGGGTGGCACCAAGCCCTCGTCCCCAGAGACCCAGGTGgcctccaccacccctccccacGAGGTCCCAGTAGACCTGGAGCAACCCGGCACGCCCGTGCCCGCCGACGACCCAGAGGCCATGGACACGGGCAGCGAGAAGCCCAGCGCCCTGGCTGAACCCCGCGGCGAAGAGGAGGGTCAGCTGACCAAGAAGGGCAAGAAGAAGAAGAGCGTGCGCTGGGCCGAGGAGGAGCAGCTCACACAGTACTTCTACTTCGACCTGGACGAGACCGAGAGAGGTGAGAGAACAAAAACTAACG TCAACGTCAACAAGGTCAAGGACTTTGGCGAGGCGGCGAAGCGCGAGATGATGATGGACCGCCACACGTTTGAGATGGCGAGGCGCCTGTCCCATGACTCCATGGAGGAGCGCGTCCCCTGGAGCCCACCGAGGCCCCTGGCCCTCACCGGCCCCCTGGTCAACGCTGGTGCCAATAGCACAGAGAGACTCACACAGAGGGACCGCGAGACGGGCATCCTGCAGGAGATCTTCCTCACCAAGGAGAG TGTTCCTGACAGCCCCCATGAACCAGAGCCTGAGGCCTACGAACCCATGCCTCCACGCCTCATACCCCTGGACGAG gaCTCGACCATGGTGGATGACGGCTACATGGAGCCCATGGACACGTCGTCCCAGCCTGGCTCTGGCGTGGGCCCCGGGGGGGTGGAGGGCTCCAAGCTGCCCCCTGTCCTCGCCAACCTCATGGGCAACCTGGGGGCCAACAACCTTTTGAGTAACCTAGGCAACATTGCCCAGGGCACGCCTGGTGCCCCCGCTAACCCCTCCGTCAACGTACAGGAGTTACTCACCTCCATCATG GGAGCTAGTGGTGGCCAGTCTACTGAGGACCTGATCAAGCAGCCAGACTTCTCTGAGAAGATCAAACAGCTGCTGGGCTCTCTACAGCAGACCCAGAACCAGGGCCCCCCCACCGGACCCCCGCCCGGAG TGAGCCAGGGCCTGTTGGGCCACGGTCCAGGCATGAACAACATGCCCAACATGGGCATGCCTATGAACGGAGTGGGGTACCCTCCTGCAGGCAAGCCCCTGGGCCCCGGAGGCCCCCACTATAACCATCCTCCGCCCCCACACAACCATGGACCCCCTGGCTTCAACGCCAACCCCCGCATGATGGGCCCCCCGCCACCCCAGGGCCACGGAGGAGACAACAGCAACTACTGGGGGGACGACTCGATGAGGGGGGGCCCACACCGGGGCGGAGGGGGCCACTTCCACCGAGGGGgccgagggagaggaggggaacaggTGGGCTTCAGAGGGAGAGGACGAGGGGGGCCTAGAGGAGGACACAACATGGGAG acatGTCCAAGAGGCCAGTGTGTCGCCACTTCATGATGAAAGGAAACTGCCGTTACGAGAGCAACTGTGCTTTCTACCACCCTGGCGTCAACGGTCCTCCCCTGCCCCCCAACCACCCCGCCCACAACCAGTACAATGACCATGGACCCCAACACGGGCACTAG